The nucleotide sequence gtctggtggttagaggaggcaggtagcctagtggttagaggaggcaggtagcctagtggttagaggaggcaggtagtctagtggttataggaggcaggtagtcttgtggttagaggaggcagatagtctagtggttagaggaggcaggtagtctagtggttagaggaggcagatagtctagtggttagaggaggcaggtagtctagtggttagaggaggcaggtagtctggtggttagaggaggcaggtagtctggtggttagaggaggcaggtagtctagtggttagaggaggcaggtagtctagtggttagaggaggcaggtagtctagtggttagaggaggcaggtagcctagtggttagaggaggcaggtagcctagtggttagaggaggcaggtacctagtggttagaggaggcaggtagtctagtggttagaggaggcaggtagtctagtggttagaggaggcaggtagcctagtggttagaggaggcaggcagcctagtggttagaggaggcaggtagcctagtggttagaggaggcaggtagcctagtggttagaggaggcaggtagcctagtggttagaggaggcaggtagcctagtggttaggaggaggcaggtagtagcctagtggttagaggaggcaggtagtctagtggttagaggaggcaggtagtctagtggttagaggaggcaggtagtctagtggttagaggaggcaggtagtctagtggttagaggaggcaggtagtctggtggttagaggaggcagggtctagtggttagaggaggcaggtagtctggtggttagaggaggcaggtagtggttagaggaggcaggtagtctggtggttagaggaggcaggtagtctagtggttagaggaggcaggtagtctagtggttagaggaggcaggtagcctagtggttagaggaggcaggtagcctagtggttagaggaagcaggtagtctagtggttagaggaggcaggtagtctagtggttagaggaggcaggtagcctagtggttagaggaggctggtagtctagtggttagaggaggcaggtagtctagtggttagaggaggcaggtagcctagtggttagaggaggcaggtagcctggtggttagaggaggcaggtagcctagtggttagaggaggcaggtattctagtgcttagagcgttggactagtaaccgaaaggttgctagatcgaatccccaagccaacAAGGTAAAAGTCTGACGATCTGCCCctaagttaacccactgtccctaggccatcactgacttgcctagttaaaggtcaaATGTAATAAATAGAGGCGATGATATTACAACTAAATAGTTAACATTTATTGATCAAACCATTGAAAACGGCACTctgttgtcaatggttttagcggaGCTGCGGGTCTCCTTGCCCCCTCCCCCAGCAGGCAAATTGAACGCCTCCCACCGTATTGTGACGTTGTATTGATGACGACCTATCAGAATGAGTTCTATAAACGGTTCCAGTTCCAACTCAACTCCATTATGACATCACGGTCTTCGTGTTTTGATTTGAATGTCAACTTGTATCTGTGCTGCCATGTGACTGAATGTTCATATTTCCATGCATATTGATCTGAGCATCTTTGAGGAACAATGCAGGTGAGTActgagtaggctaaattatgatctaacccccccccccctttaaaAGCTCAATAGCTATATTCTGACAgtttaaaaacattatttgtaGAGGCTGCCGCCTAATGTTTTCAGGTTTATAGTTCAATGGTACTCAATACATTTATCTGTGATACGACGAGCTCCTAAATGTGTAAACCAACATATGGGAGTGTTTTAAGATGATcctaccatggatcatttagctactTGATTGAGGATTTTAGGACCCctgtaaatatttctaaaaaacaatatatatgtttcttttttttggccTTCGCTACTTTAGCCCATAGAAATACATCTAGAGGAACACAATTTATAAATGGCAGAACACAgagtcaaaaaataaatcataaaaaaataaggttttgaagtgtctgtcctatatataagagatataagaaagcgCAGAAAGAAATacatatttgtttattttgttggcacaaaactacttccataaatccgttttttttttaatacaactggcaccgggttaccttcagatgagtcccgtgacatttgtgggggtcgtagagaaaAACGGAGACCACCAtcttgttcgtgagagtctcccctttccatagtggggtcacAAAGGATTCGGAAGCTACAgacgattttcgggatgtctcctgAGCTGACAAACCGCATCGTAAGCTCTGCCACTTTCACCCACAGACGTGGAAGGGAGACATCGGCGAATGTGGTGGATGGAGACGCAGCCCATTCAAAAAATATGTCTCGAGATTAAACAGAAGATTTTGATAGGGACTTTTTGtaaattatgctaattagattgaCACACCGGTACGTCTCTTAAGGACGAGTCTGATTAGCCTCCTACAATGTGGCAGAAAGACGTAGTGTCAGCTTGTTTGTTTACTCTCCTTGTTTGTTTTACTGTGTTTGTTTACCTGTAAACGTGTTTGTTTACCTCCCAGCAAGCCAATGAAAACCAAGCCAGGAGAGATAGGAGCTGCTTTGAGAGCCTGACCTTATGGGACCTGAAGAGCCACAATCACAGTAGGctgaaagacacagacacacacacacacacacacacacacacacaaagacacacacacacacacacacacacacacacacacacaaagacagacagacaccatgtcTGTTTGTGCGATCATGCCAACTCCCTTGTCTCTCATTGTCATGCCAGAACTGGGACCTGTGGTAATGAACCACATAGAGTTGGGTTCATTTTCTCATCCGAGACTTTTCCTCCCTCTTAGATCCTTCTCTGTGGGTAGTTAAAGACAGAGAAGAAGATGTGGAATACCAGGAGAGGAGCGAGAGTGAGgaaggagatgagggggaggaggaagaggaagagtatGTATGTGTGATATTAGAAGGGTCAGAGgttgaggaagatgaggaggaagaggaagaggaggaggaatacgAGGTTACATGCGTAGGGGAGTATGTGGAGGAAGATGAGTGTTTGTTAGAGgttgtggaggaagaggaggaagaggagtgttTGTTAGAGGTTGTggtgaaagaggaggaagtagaggaggatgaagaagaaaGAGTGGAGAGGTATGAGAAAGAGAAGGTAGAggtagaagaagaggaggaggagggagagaataaagagaaggtagaggtagaagaagaggaggaggagggagagaataaagagaaggtagaggtagaagaagaggaggaggagggagagaataaagagaaggtagaggtagaagaagaagaagagaaggagggagagaataaagagaaggtagaggtagaagaagaagaagagaaggagggagagaataaagagaaggtagaggtagaagaagaagaagaggaggaggaggaggaggagacagccaACACATATCCCAGGTGTGTCCATCATCAGGGCCTGAAACTGAGTGTGAAGgggctgagagggagacagacaggagaggagaagtacGGTCGGCTCAGAGAGATCCTAGGAGACCAGTATGTCAGGGAGGTTACCTGCGCCCCTGAAGGAGATAGAGTGGTCCTCCACCTCTATCACCCTAGGTGAGATAGTTAGTTTGGACCTGAGCTGGTCTGGAGTCACTTACTGTATAAGGAGAGACATAGACATCTATTATGATTCAACTCACAGAACTGGCCTAGGATCAGTTTATACAACGCTAGTCATGTATACCGTCATAGATGACTATTAAAGCTTCAGCTCATACCGCTATCTTAAATATCTTTAGAGTCAGTTTGATGCTaaagtaatctctctctctctccctctttctccatctctctctctttctctctctctctccctctttctccatctctctctctttctctctttctctcattctctttctctcacccctctctctctgtttccatctctctctccctctttctccatctctctctctttctctctctctccctctttctccatctctctctctttctctctctctccctctttctccatctctttctctctctctccctctttctccatctctctctctctctctctctctctctccctctttctccatctctctctctttctctctctctctccctctttctccatctctctctctttctctctccctctttctccatctctctctttctctctctctccctctttctccatctctctctctttctctctctctccctctttctccatctctctctctttctctctctcattctctttccacctccctctctctctctctctctctctctctctctcccccctctctctctatctctctctgtttccatctctctctctacctccctacctccttctccctcctctctctccttctctttccccctccctctctctctctctctctctctcctctttctgtctctctgtctctccttttctctctttctctccccctatctctctctgtttccatctctctctctacctccctacctccttctccctccttctctccccctctctctccccctctctctatgtctctctctgcagtgtaccTATGTGTTCCCTGTTGAATCACCACTTCAGTCACCTGGCCACTAAATTCCCTGAGTGCAAGTTCCTGATGATCCTCGCTGGGCAGTGTGTCCCAAACTACCCTGTCAGCCACCTCCCCACCCTGTTCATCTACGACTCAGGATGTATCATCAACtcactgataggagagaaggCCTGTGGAGGGAGGAACGTATTGGAAgatggtgagaacacacacacatatgcacacacacacacacaaatacacatgcgcacacacaaatacacacacgcacactaacacaaaTACACatgcgagacacacacacacacacacaaatgcacatgtgcacacacacacacacatatacatgtgcacacacacaaatgcacatgcacacacacacacacacaaatgcacatgcacacacacacacaaatacacgtatgcacacacacacaaatacacatgcgcatacacacacacacacacagacacacacacacacacacactcaattcaattcaattcaagggctttattggcatgggaaacatgtgttaacattgccaaagcaagtgaagtagataatatataaagtgaaataaacaataaaaattaacagtagacattacacatacagaagtttcaaaacaataaagacattacaaatgtcatattatatatatatatatacagtgttttaacaatgtacaaatggtaaaggactctctctctgtctctcgctgtctctctctctctaacctctgacctctgaccccctgCAGAGCTGAAGTGGATGCTGGCCCAGTCGGGAGCGTTTGTGATTGACAGCTACGAGGCCTTATACCAGGAGGGCACGCCCATCACGACGCCGCGTtcggaacaggaacaggaagacTACAGCGATGACCAGTCTGATCACTATGACAACCATGGCGCCGAGGTGTAGTCATGGTTACAGGGACAAAGAGACAGCAGTGTAGACTGTGAACTCTATGACATCATGAAACATTGGTGTAAACTCTGATATAATATCCCATTCATAAATGTTGGCTACTGTTGACTCATTACTCATTAAATCTGATCCAGATCAGATTTAatacaggtgtaggtagacacTCATATTGACATTACATGATGTGATCCAGATCAGATTTAATACAGGTGTAGGTAGCTACTCATATTAACTTGTTACATGATGTGATCCAGATCAGATTTAATACAGGTGTAGGTAGCTACTCATATTAACTTGTTACACGACGTGATACAGATCAGATTTAATACAGGTGTAGGTAGCCACTCATATTAACTTGTTACACAATGTGATCCAGATCAGATTTAATACAGGTGTAGGTAGCTACTCATATTCACTTCTTACACAATGTGATCCAGATCAGATTTAGTactgggttaaatgtggaagacacatttcagttgaatacattccgTTGGACAacagactaggtatccccccctttccctttcctaaCTCATATTGAGCTAATTTGTTGTTTTATAATATGCTGTAATAAAGTATGTTATATCTTAATTTATAAACATGTCGGTCTCCAATGTTTCAGTCTGTTGCAGTTCAACATCATAGGATAGATTCTATGTCTCAGTCTGCTCCAGTTCAACATCATAGGATAGAATCTATATCAGTCTGCTGCAGTTCAACATCATAGGATAGATTCTATATCAGTCTGCTGCAGTTCAACATCATAGGATAGATTCTATATCAGTCTGCTGCAGTTCAACATCATAGGATAGATTCTATATCAGTCTGCTGCAGTTCAACATCATAGGATAGATTCTGTCTCAGTCTGCTGTTGTTCAACATCATAGGATAGATTCTATATCAGTCTGCTGCAGTTCAACATCATAGGATAGAATCTATATCAGTCTGCTCCAGTTCAACATCATAGGATAGATTCTATATCAGTCTGCTGCAGTTCAACATCATAGGATAGATTCTATATCAGTCTGCTGCAGTTCAACATCATAGGATAGATTCTGTCTCAGTCTGTTGCAGTTCAACATCATAGGATAGATTCTATATCAGTCTGCTGCAGTTCAATATCATAGGATAGATTCTATATCAGTCTGCTCCAGTTCAACATCATAGGATAGATTCTATATCAGTCTGCTGCAGTTCAATATCATAGGATAGATTCTATATCAGTCTGCTCCAGTTCAACATCATAGGATAGATTCTATATCAGTCTGCTGCAGATCAAGAAGGATAACTGtgaccaacatgcttcaccgtagggatggtgccaggtttcctccagacgtgacgcttgaccttcaggccaaagagttcaagcttggtttaatcagaccagagaatctgtttctcatggtctgagaatccatcaagtgccttttggcaaactccgaacaggctgtcatgtgcctttcactgaggagtggcttccgtcagaccactctaccataaatgtctgattggtggagtgctgcaaagattgTTGTgattctgaaaggttctcccatctcctcagaggaactctggagctctgtcagagtgaccatcgggttcttggtcacttcctgaccaaggcccttctctcccgattggccaggcagccagctctgaagggtgttggtggttccaaacttcaccATTTaacaatggaggccactgtgttcttggggaccttcaatgctgcagaaatgttttctcaaccttccccagatctgtgcctcgacacaatcctgtctcagaggtcTATgcacaattccttcgatctcatggcttggttttggctctgacatgcactgtcaactgtgggaccttataaagacaggtgtgtgcctttccaagtcatgtccaatcaattgaatttaccacaggtggactccaagttgtagaaacatctcaagggtgatcaatggaaacaggatgcacctgaggatcaAGGGTGCGGAAACAGTtccaaacaggatgcagctgagctcaatttagagtctcacagcaaagggtctgaatacttatgtaaataagatatttcagtttttaaaaaattgaaaatgggttttattgaatccattttagaatacggctgaatccattccgaaggcactgtaaatatctaatttaccaaaggtattcacacccctgagtcaatacacccctgagtcaatacacccCTGAGTCGATAGACCCCCGAGTCgatacacccctgagtcaacacaCCCCGAGTCaatacacccctgagtcaatacacccctgagtcaatacacccctgagtcaatacacccctgagtcaacacacccctgagtcaacacccctgagtcaatacaccccgatacacccctgagtcaacacaCCCCGAGTCAATACACCCCTGAGTCgatacacccctgagtcaacacaCCCCTGAGTCGATtgacccctgagtcaatacacccctgagtcaatacacccGAGTCgatacacccctgagtcaacacacacccctgagtcaatacacccctgagtcaatacacccctgagtcaatacacccCTGAGTCGTCACCCCTGAGTCGATACACCCTGAGTCGATACACCCCTGAGTCGATACACCCCTGAGTCGATACACCCCTGAGTCGATACACCCCTGAGTCgatacacccctgagtcaatacacccctgagtcaatacacccctgagtcaacacaCCCCTGAGTTGATAGACCCCTGAGTCGATACACCCCTGAGTCGATACACCCCTGAGTCGATACACCCCTGAGTCGATACACCCCTGAGTCGATACACCCCTGAGTCgatacacccctgagtcaacacacccctgagtcaatacacccctgagtcgatacacccctgagtcaacacaCCCCTGAGTCGATtgacccctgagtcaatacacccctgagtcaatacaccgAGTCgatacacccctgagtcaacacaCCCCTGAGTCgacacacccctgagtcaatacacccTGAGTCGACACACCCCTGAGTCGATACACCCCTGAGTCGATACACCCCTGAGTCGATACACCCTGAGTCGATACACCCCTGAGTCGATACACCCCTgagtcacacccctgagtcaatacacccCTGAGTCGAGTCAATACACCCCTGAGTCgatacacccctgagtcaacacaCCCCTGAGTCGATtgaccctgagtcaatacacccctgagtcgatacacacccctgagtcaacacaCCCCTAGTCAATACACCCCTGAGTCgacacacccctgagtcaatacacccCTGAGTCGATACACCCTGAGTCGATACACCCCTGAGTCGATACACCCCTGAGTCGATACACCCCTGAGTCGATACACCCCTGAGTCgatacacccctgagtcaatacacccctgagtcaatacacccctgagtcaatacacccctgagtcaacacaCCCCTGAGTTGATAGACCCCTGAGTCGATACACCCCTGAGTCGATAGACCCCTGAGTCgatacacccctgagtcaatacacccCTGAGTCGATAGACCCCTGAGTTaatacacccctgagtcaatacacccCTGAGAcgattttaagtcaaaactgtaactaggccacttaggaacattcactgtcgtcTTGGTAACCAACTCCAGTGTACATGTGGCCTAGTGTtctaggttattgtcttgctgaaaggtgaatttgtctcccagtgtctgttggactgcagactgaaccaggttttgcgCTACGATTTTGTTTGTGCTACCACCATGCTAGCCCAATCACAAGGCATTGTTTTAAAATAGCCTAGCTGTGGAGTATGTGTTGCCCAATCACAAAGCATTGTTTTAAAATAGCCTAGCTGTGGAGTATGTGTTGCCCAATCACAAAGCATTGTTTTAAAATAGCCTAGCTGTGGAGTATGTGTTGCCCAATCACAAGGCATTGTTTTAAAATAGCCTCGCTGTGGAGTATGTGTTGCCCAATCACAAGGCATAGTTTTAAAATAGCCTAGCTGTGGAGTATGTGTTGCCCAATCACAAGGCATTGTTTTAAAATAGCCTAGCTGTGGAGTATGTGTTGCCCAATCACAAGGCATTGTTCTAAAATAGCCTCGCTGTGGAGTATGTGTTGCCCAATCACAAGGCATTGTTTTAAAATAGCCTAGCTGTGGAGTATGTGTTGCCCAATCACAAAGCATTGTTTTAAAATAGCCTAGCTGTGGAGTATGTGTTGCCCAATCACAAAGCATTGTTTTAAAATAGCCTAGCTGTGGAGTATGTGTTGCCCAATCACAAAGCATTGTTTTAAAATAGCCTAGCTGTGGAGTATGTGTTGCCCAATCACAAGGCATTGTTTTAAAATAGCCTCGCTGTGGAGTATGTGTTGCCCAATCACAAGGCATTGTTCTAAAATAGCCTCGCTGTGGAGTATGTGTTGCCCAATCACAAGTGAACAGCATGCAGACAGAACAGGCCTTTCACATAATTTCAAATACAATCGCAGGAAAACACAGGTTGtaaagcaaatggctcctgctgaaaagatAATATTCGAATCTGTCTGCTCTAggctaccaaaatatttgattAATTTCCAAATATTGTTTTAGACAGACTTTTGGCACGAGCTCATCGGCCACCACCAGTGACTGAGCTGTGCGTCATTGGGTGAAACCGGAAAGAATTTTAATGACGATCATTTCCTCCTGATATGGTAGTCTACAATATGTCTCCACAAACCTAGacctaggctattgatggattcatGACAAGTTCGTTTTCATTTATCTCAGATggtcagtttgtcagtgtcaaagtaccCTGTCATTTCGATCATATGTGtggaattaaaaaatatttttgccaaagtctccagtcatgtaaaattgcatgaaatgcgtttACGTAAGCAAAAACAAACGTCCCAAGGCTACTAAACTATTTCCTCATGTGTGTAACTTCTGTAAAGTGCCTCGACTATGTTGCTCTATGCTCCTACTACGCATTTGCGATGATATACACGCAATGCTTCATTATAAAGGTGATTATTTTCCTCTTGCTTTCCGGGAAGCAttgggagtcaacatgggccagcattcctgtggaaacgctttcgacaccttgcagagtccacGCCCAGACGAATTGAAGCTATTCCGAACACTCACCACGGATACAGTATTAAACGTGTACGACAGGGGGACCTCGCACCATTTTCTGAGTTAATGCGTCACGGACATCCAGAGCCTGTGATTGGA is from Oncorhynchus tshawytscha isolate Ot180627B unplaced genomic scaffold, Otsh_v2.0 Un_contig_11577_pilon_pilon, whole genome shotgun sequence and encodes:
- the LOC121843717 gene encoding phosducin-like protein 3, with translation MQQANENQARRDRSCFESLTLWDLKSHNHIKDREEDVEYQERSESEEGDEGEEEEEEYVCVILEGSEVEEDEEEEEEEEEYEVTCVGEYVEEDECLLEVVEEEEEEECLLEVVVKEEEVEEDEEERVERYEKEKGLKLSVKGLRGRQTGEEKYGRLREILGDQYVREVTCAPEGDRVVLHLYHPSVPMCSLLNHHFSHLATKFPECKFLMILAGQCVPNYPVSHLPTLFIYDSGCIINSLIGEKACGGRNVLEDELKWMLAQSGAFVIDSYEALYQEGTPITTPRSEQEQEDYSDDQSDHYDNHGAEV